Sequence from the Trachemys scripta elegans isolate TJP31775 chromosome 5, CAS_Tse_1.0, whole genome shotgun sequence genome:
TGGCTTTGTGTGAGTGATGCTACGCCCTTGTTTGTGGCCTATGGGAAAGAGATGGGCCTTATTACTACCAGAAGCCAAGGGAGTTCTTCAGTTCAGGTGGTAAAGGACTGCGTTTTAGCAGCTAAAATGATCAacattctagtcccagctccttTTGTTTTTGTGCTTTATACAATAATTGTCTGTTCTGTACAACACATGCATTCAATAGTGTTTCACACAGCTCCAGAACTAAGTTTACTATGAATGTGTTAGAAAGAAAGAACTCTCCATCTAATACTCCTCATCCTCTTCATAATCTTCCCCTGCAGTTGCAGCttccagcgctgcaagagcttCTGCCACCTccgcgtcctcctcctcctcctcaatttttccattaatttctttATGGTTAATGTGCTCTTCCTCTTGTGCTTTTGTTATGAGGCCCTCAGATGCAATACCATCAGGCATGTCCTCTTTGACACACACATTTACAGACTCAGTTTTAAGAGCTTCCTCCACTGAATCATAATTTTCCTTCATGTGCAAAGGCAGGCTTAGGCCAGGGTCCTCACCCTTATTTATCACTATAGACTCTGCATTTTGGTCTGAATGTGTGTAATTGTCTGAAAAACTATCCTTTTCAGGAGCATGATAGATTCTGGTTTGGCTACCATGTGGGAGGTAATCCAGGTCTGGTAATGGGATGGCATCGTTTTGTGTGTCTAGTATTGCACTTTCTGTGAGAGAGCTGTTTTCTCCTGCAGATTGTGAGTTCTCATCTAGAGAACATTCTGGCTCTTCTGACTCCGGCTTTTTGTGATCGCCTGTTTCTGGGTCACATTCTTTGCCAGATTCATTTGGTAAAGAGAGTCCACTGGTGCAGAGGTCTCTTGTCCTGTTGGCTAAAGAAGAACTTGCTGACTGGCTGGAATTTCCATGTGTGATGGTTTCTTTGGTTCGGTTTGTGTTGTGATTAGGAAGGGGATGCGTACCACTACAGGAGTTGACACCACTGTGAGCATTGTCAAACTTTCCAACACAGTTTCCTAGCCCTTCCTCGCCAAGAGCAGTTCCTCTGTGGTTCCGGAAGGCCTCTTTTGTGCTATTgagcttgtttttattttctgttctctttAATTCATCATTTTGCAGTTCATTTTTATGCACCGGAGTTTCACTGTTCTGATCGCCTTTGAATTTATTGCTGTCTTGCTTGTCTGGTTTGTAACTGTTTACTTCATTGGGGTATCTTGAGGATTGTACATCTTCTGGAGCAAAGATATAGCTGGGGAAAGGAGAATTTTACcagttaatgttttctctgttagAAACTGAAAATTGATTACACCCAACTCTGACGTGTTGAGATTAAACAACTAACGCAACTATGCCCGACTTACAGTATTGTGTACGAATCGTAAAATACACGTACTTAGTTGTCGTCATTTTCTCAAGAGACTGAATGCTACAGAACAATTAGGCTTCGGGACAGAGAGGCCATGGAATGCCTCACTGGGTATGTCGCAGCCACAGGACAAGAAGTCCTTCCACCTTATAACAATGCAGTTGTTCCCAGCTTTTAACCCCTGGGGGCTTGATTAGCAGGTGGGCACCCCGTAGATGTTCCCTGTGATCATGTCCTGACCCAGCTGCCATCATCTTTCCTTCCCGCTgagcattttctctctcacatctcccttcttttttttttcccattaatttttttaCCCCCTCTactccttttccatttctgtttttttttaattttttattgctCTGACACAGGTGTTCTTGTTTTTTCTTCACGATGCCCCCTCCCCCGTTATCTTCTCTGGTAGTTTCAGTTTCCTTCCCCATTTCCCTCACTCACCATGGTTACTCTTGaaggcattctgcgccaaaaaattaaaaattctgcagacaatattttaaaattctgcaaattttatttgtcaaatgtgGAGGTTCCAGCATGGccttggggagcacaggccactggctgcccgGAGGTGGGAGagcactgtgcagctccccccactCTGAACACAAACTCAATGGTGAGGCTGCACtgaaccctgacacagcgcaaggaccggcCCTGCCCTTCCATGCCAGGTGCAATAGGTgtgc
This genomic interval carries:
- the C5H4orf19 gene encoding uncharacterized protein C4orf19 homolog; this encodes MLARIREKAGKREQHCKSTALSDVTTQPDVKIMISQLSLAICYIFAPEDVQSSRYPNEVNSYKPDKQDSNKFKGDQNSETPVHKNELQNDELKRTENKNKLNSTKEAFRNHRGTALGEEGLGNCVGKFDNAHSGVNSCSGTHPLPNHNTNRTKETITHGNSSQSASSSLANRTRDLCTSGLSLPNESGKECDPETGDHKKPESEEPECSLDENSQSAGENSSLTESAILDTQNDAIPLPDLDYLPHGSQTRIYHAPEKDSFSDNYTHSDQNAESIVINKGEDPGLSLPLHMKENYDSVEEALKTESVNVCVKEDMPDGIASEGLITKAQEEEHINHKEINGKIEEEEEDAEVAEALAALEAATAGEDYEEDEEY